From a single Apium graveolens cultivar Ventura chromosome 2, ASM990537v1, whole genome shotgun sequence genomic region:
- the LOC141708088 gene encoding uncharacterized protein LOC141708088 isoform X1, which produces MSIPEEPDQVIKQRDGSVLGKKTILKSDHFPGCHKKHLSPQIDGAPNFRQAESFHVYGVAIPTTDGIRNLLDHIGAQRNGKQTQVLWINLREEPVVYINGRPFVLRDVERPFSNLEHTGINRLRLEQMEDRLREDILQEASRYGNMILVTDELPDGQMVDQWEPVTHESVKTPLEVYLELQNRSYMVDYERVPITDEKSPKEQDFDILVHRISQADIETQIIFNCQMGRGRTTTGMVIATLVYLNRIGSFGIERTSSLGKISEYGSDVADKMPNSEEAVSRGEYTVIRSLIRVLEGGVEGKRQVDKVIDKCSSMQNLREAIATYRNSILRQSDEMKRAALLSFFVEYLERYYYLICFSVYLHTERAALDPESSSYCSFYEWMKSRPELYTIIQRLLRRDPMGALGYAKMKASPLKLTESAEGRPSDMETIAGSRHGEVLGSQTVLKSDHCPGCQHPPLPERVEGAPNFRDIPGFPVYGVANPTIDGILSVIHRIGSSKGGRTVFWHNMREEPVIYINGKPFVLREVERPYKNMLEYRGIDRDRVEGMEARLKDDILREAERYHGAIMVIHESDDGKIFDAWEHVSSEVVKTPLEVFKGLEADGFPIKYARVPITDGKAPKSSDFDTLAMNIVSAPRDAALVFNCQMGHGRTTTGTVIACLLKLRIDYGRPVRILLDDLSNEEADDNLSSGEETGGTPRKEASHTFGINDILLLWKITTLFDNGVKCREALDAIIDRCSALQNIRQAVLHYNKIFNKQQDEPRERRVALNRGAEYLERYFRLIAFAAYLGSEAFDGFCEKGKAKMTFKHWLHQKPEVQAMKWSIRLRPGRFFTVPEKLRTPHEFQHGDAVMEAIVKDRKGSVLGKGSILKMYFFPGQRTSSSIQIHGAPHVFKVDGHPVYSMATPTIAGAKEMLAYLGAKPSVNGSNVARVILTDLREEAVVYINGTPFVLRELNKPVHTLKHVGITGPVVKHMEARLKEDIISEIRRCGGRMLLHREEYNPTLNQASVIGYWENIFLDDVKTPSEVYASLTDDGFNIAYKRIPLTREREALASDIDAVQDCMDDSAEAYLFVSHTGFGGVAYAMAIICIRLEAEGKLAYNIPRPLVGNSHLSAEEALRMGDYRDILSVTRVLMHGPESKADVDAVIDRCAGAGNLHDDILYYIKELEKLSVGDDEHRAYLMDEGLKALRRYFFLITFRSYLYCNSVAKMSFSTWMDGRPELGHLCSNLKIV; this is translated from the exons ATGTCAATACCGGAGGAGCCAGATCAAGTGATAAAGCAAAGAGATGGATCGGTGCTGGGAAAGAAAACAATTCTGAAAAGCGACCATTTCCCTGGATGTCATAAAAAACATCTCTCTCCTCAAATTGACGGTGCCCCCAATTTTCGACAG GCAGAATCATTTCATGTTTATGGCGTTGCAATTCCAACAACTGATGGAATCAGAAACCTTCTTGACCATATTGGGGCTCAAAGAAATGGGAAGCAAACACAAGTTCTCTGGATTAATCTCCGCGAGGAACCG GTGGTGTATATTAATGGACGTCCCTTTGTATTGCGCGATGTGGAAAGACCCTTCTCCAATCTGGAACACACG GGTATTAACAGGCTTAGGCTTGAACAAATGGAGGATCGTCTTAGGGAAGATATCCTGCAAGAAGCGTCAAG ATATGGAAATATGATACTCGTAACTGATGAGCTACCAGATGGTCAGATGGTAGATCAGTGGGAGCCTGTGACTCATGAATCTGTGAAAACACCATTGGAG GTCTATTTGGAACTTCAGAACAGAAGTTATATGGTCGATTATGAGCGTGTTCCTATAACAGATGAAAAATCACCAAAGGAGCAGGATTTTGATATTCTG GTTCATAGAATTTCTCAAGCTGATATCGAGACACAGATAATTTTTAATTGTCAAATGGGACGTGGAAGAACGACAACTGGGATGGTGATTGCTACACTGGTTTATCTTAATCGGATAGGATCTTTTG GTATCGAGAGGACAAGTTCGCTTGGAAAAATTTCTGAGTATGGTTCTGATGTTGCTGATAAAATGCCGAATTCAGAGGAGGCCGTATCTAGAGGGGAATATACAGTAATTAGAAGTTTAATACGGGTTTTGGAG GGTGGTGTTGAGGGAAAAAGGCAAGTGGACAAAGTCATTGACAAGTGCTCCTCTATGCAG AACTTGCGTGAAGCTATTGCTACTTATCGCAACAGCATTTTGCGTCAGTCTGATGAGATGAAGAGGGCGGCGCTCCTGTCCTTTTTTGTGGAGTACTTGGAAAGATATTATTACCTTATATGCTTTTCGGTATATCTTCATACAGAGAGAGCAGCGCTTGATCCTGAATCCTCTAGTTACTGCAGCTTTTATGAATGGATGAAATCGAGGCCAGAACTATATACCATTATTCAAAG GTTGCTAAGAAGAGACCCAATGGGTGCACTTGGTTATGCAAAAATGAAAGCATCTCCTCTGAAACTTACGGAATCTGCTGAAGGCCGTCCTTCTGATATGGAAACTATTGCAGGATCGAGGCATGGAGAGGTTCTAGGAAGTCAAACAGTTCTTAAAAGTGATCACTGTCCTGGCTGTCAACATCCTCCTTTACCAGAAAGAGTAGAGGGTGCCCCTAATTTTCGAGATATTCCTGGTTTTCCAGTTTATGGTGTTGCAAATCCAACCATTGATGGCATATTATCTGTTATCCATAGGATAGGTAGCTCGAAAGGGGGCCGTACGgttttctggcataatatgagGGAAGAACCTGTGATATACATCAATGGGAAACCATTTGTTCTCCGTGAGGTTGAAAGACCGTATAAAAACATGCTCGAGTACCGG GGAATTGATCGTGATAGAGTGGAGGGAATGGAAGCTCGATTAAAGGATGATATTCTGCGAGAAGCTGAACGCTACCATGGTGCTATAATGGTCATTCATGAAAGTGATGATGGGAAAATCTTTGATGCATGGGAACATGTAAGCTCTGAAGTAGTTAAGACCCCACTTGAGGTCTTCAAAGGTTTGGAGGCTGATGGTTTTCCAATCAAATATGCTAGGGTGCCTATCACTGATGGCAAAGCTCCAAAAAGTTCCGATTTTGACACATTGGCCATGAATATAGTATCCGCTCCCAGAGATGCAGCTTTGGTCTTCAATTGTCAG ATGGGTCACGGAAGGACAACCACTGGTACTGTTATTGCTTGCCTTCTGAAACTTCGTATTGACTATGGGAGACCAGTTAGAATACTGCTCGATGATTTGTCTAACGAAGAGGCAGATGATAATTTATCAAGTGGTGAAGAAACTGGAGGCACGCCTCGGAAAGAAGCAAGTCATACTTTCGGGATAAATGACATCCTATTGTTGTGGAAGATAACAACATTGTTTGACAATGGTGTGAAATGTCGGGAGGCCTTAGATGCTATCATTGATAGATGTTCTGCTCTTCAGAACATACGTCAAGCAGTTTTGCATTACAATAAGATATTCAATAAACAGCAGGATGAGCCAAGGGAAAGGAGAGTAGCACTGAATCGTGGTGCTGAGTACCTTGAGCGTTATTTTCGCCTAATTGCTTTTGCTGCATATCTTGGAAGTGAAGCAtttgatggattttgtgaaaaaGGGAAAGCGAAAATGACATTTAAGCACTGGCTCCATCAAAAACCGGAGGTTCAGGCAATGAAATGGTCAATTAGATTGCGGCCAGGACGATTCTTTACAGTCCCC GAAAAGCTGAGAACGCCTCATGAATTTCAGCACGGCGATGCAGTTATGGAAGCAATTGTAAAAGACCGTAAGGGTTCTGTTCTAGGAAAAGGGTCTATTCTAAAGATGTACTTCTTTCCTGGTCAAAGAACTTCCAGCTCTATACAAATTCATGGTGCGCCTCATGTCTTCAAG GTGGATGGACATCCAGTGTATAGCATGGCAACTCCGACAATCGCTGGCGCAAAAGAAATGTTAGCTTACTTGGGTGCCAAACCCTCTGTGAATGGAAGTAATGTGGCAAGAGTAATTCTGACCGACCTGAGAGAAGAAGCTGTTGTTTACATTAATGGCACGCCTTTTGTCCTCAGAGAACTGAATAAACCTGTTCATACTCTCAAGCATGTGGGAATCACTGGTCCCGTG GTGAAACATATGGAGGCCAGGCTAAAAGAAGATATAATATCTGAAATCAGACGTTGTGGTGGTCGTATGCTTTTACACCGTGAAGAATATAATCCCACATTAAATCAAGCCAGTGTAATAGGATATTGGGAAAATATCTTCTTAGATGACGTAAAGACACCTAGCGAGGTGTATGCTTCTCTAACAGATGATGGTTTTAATATTGCATACAAAAGAATACCATTAACTAGAGAAAGAGAAGCCTTGGCGTCTGATATTGATGCAGTGCAAGACTGTATGGACGA CTCTGCAGAAGCCTATCTTTTTGTATCACACACAGGTTTTGGGGGTGTTGCTTATGCAATGGCCATCATATGTATAAGGCTTGAAGCTGAAGGCAAGTTAGCATATAATATTCCCAGACCACTTGTTGGAAATTCACATCTTTCTGCTGAGGAAGCACTCAGGATGGGTGATTATCGTGACATATTAAGTGTGACTAGAGTTCTGATGCATGGTCCAGAGAGCAAAGCAGATGTTGATGCTGTTATAGACAG GTGTGCAGGTGCTGGGAATTTGCATGATGATATTCTCTATTATATTAAAGAACTCGAAAAGTTATCAGTGGGTGATGATGAACACAGAGCTTACCTAATGGATGAGGGTCTTAAAGCATTAAG ACGCTATTTTTTTCTTATTACGTTCAGATCCTACCTTTACTGCAATTCAGTAGCTAAGATGAGCTTCAGCACCTGGATGGATGGAAGGCCAGAACTCGGTCATCTTTGCAGTAACCTTAAAATTGTGTAG
- the LOC141708088 gene encoding uncharacterized protein LOC141708088 isoform X2, giving the protein MSIPEEPDQVIKQRDGSVLGKKTILKSDHFPGCHKKHLSPQIDGAPNFRQAESFHVYGVAIPTTDGIRNLLDHIGAQRNGKQTQVLWINLREEPVVYINGRPFVLRDVERPFSNLEHTGINRLRLEQMEDRLREDILQEASRYGNMILVTDELPDGQMVDQWEPVTHESVKTPLEVYLELQNRSYMVDYERVPITDEKSPKEQDFDILVHRISQADIETQIIFNCQMGRGRTTTGMVIATLVYLNRIGSFGIERTSSLGKISEYGSDVADKMPNSEEAVSRGEYTVIRSLIRVLEGGVEGKRQVDKVIDKCSSMQNLREAIATYRNSILRQSDEMKRAALLSFFVEYLERYYYLICFSVYLHTERAALDPESSSYCSFYEWMKSRPELYTIIQRLLRRDPMGALGYAKMKASPLKLTESAEGRPSDMETIAGSRHGEVLGSQTVLKSDHCPGCQHPPLPERVEGAPNFRDIPGFPVYGVANPTIDGILSVIHRIGSSKGGRTVFWHNMREEPVIYINGKPFVLREVERPYKNMLEYRGIDRDRVEGMEARLKDDILREAERYHGAIMVIHESDDGKIFDAWEHVSSEVVKTPLEVFKGLEADGFPIKYARVPITDGKAPKSSDFDTLAMNIVSAPRDAALVFNCQMGHGRTTTGTVIACLLKLRIDYGRPVRILLDDLSNEEADDNLSSGEETGGTPRKEASHTFGINDILLLWKITTLFDNGVKCREALDAIIDRCSALQNIRQAVLHYNKIFNKQQDEPRERRVALNRGAEYLERYFRLIAFAAYLGSEAFDGFCEKGKAKMTFKHWLHQKPEVQAMKWSIRLRPGRFFTVPEKLRTPHEFQHGDAVMEAIVKDRKGSVLGKGSILKMYFFPGQRTSSSIQIHGAPHVFKVDGHPVYSMATPTIAGAKEMLAYLGAKPSVNGSNVARVILTDLREEAVVYINGTPFVLRELNKPVHTLKHVGITGPVVKHMEARLKEDIISEIRRCGGRMLLHREEYNPTLNQASVIGYWENIFLDDVKTPSEVYASLTDDGFNIAYKRIPLTREREALASDIDAVQDCMDDSAEAYLFVSHTGFGGVAYAMAIICIRLEAEGKLAYNIPRPLVGNSHLSAEEALRMGDYRDILSVTRVLMHGPESKADVDAVIDRCAGAGNLHDDILYYIKELEKLSVGDDEHRAYLMDEGLKALRKLPKPIICMP; this is encoded by the exons ATGTCAATACCGGAGGAGCCAGATCAAGTGATAAAGCAAAGAGATGGATCGGTGCTGGGAAAGAAAACAATTCTGAAAAGCGACCATTTCCCTGGATGTCATAAAAAACATCTCTCTCCTCAAATTGACGGTGCCCCCAATTTTCGACAG GCAGAATCATTTCATGTTTATGGCGTTGCAATTCCAACAACTGATGGAATCAGAAACCTTCTTGACCATATTGGGGCTCAAAGAAATGGGAAGCAAACACAAGTTCTCTGGATTAATCTCCGCGAGGAACCG GTGGTGTATATTAATGGACGTCCCTTTGTATTGCGCGATGTGGAAAGACCCTTCTCCAATCTGGAACACACG GGTATTAACAGGCTTAGGCTTGAACAAATGGAGGATCGTCTTAGGGAAGATATCCTGCAAGAAGCGTCAAG ATATGGAAATATGATACTCGTAACTGATGAGCTACCAGATGGTCAGATGGTAGATCAGTGGGAGCCTGTGACTCATGAATCTGTGAAAACACCATTGGAG GTCTATTTGGAACTTCAGAACAGAAGTTATATGGTCGATTATGAGCGTGTTCCTATAACAGATGAAAAATCACCAAAGGAGCAGGATTTTGATATTCTG GTTCATAGAATTTCTCAAGCTGATATCGAGACACAGATAATTTTTAATTGTCAAATGGGACGTGGAAGAACGACAACTGGGATGGTGATTGCTACACTGGTTTATCTTAATCGGATAGGATCTTTTG GTATCGAGAGGACAAGTTCGCTTGGAAAAATTTCTGAGTATGGTTCTGATGTTGCTGATAAAATGCCGAATTCAGAGGAGGCCGTATCTAGAGGGGAATATACAGTAATTAGAAGTTTAATACGGGTTTTGGAG GGTGGTGTTGAGGGAAAAAGGCAAGTGGACAAAGTCATTGACAAGTGCTCCTCTATGCAG AACTTGCGTGAAGCTATTGCTACTTATCGCAACAGCATTTTGCGTCAGTCTGATGAGATGAAGAGGGCGGCGCTCCTGTCCTTTTTTGTGGAGTACTTGGAAAGATATTATTACCTTATATGCTTTTCGGTATATCTTCATACAGAGAGAGCAGCGCTTGATCCTGAATCCTCTAGTTACTGCAGCTTTTATGAATGGATGAAATCGAGGCCAGAACTATATACCATTATTCAAAG GTTGCTAAGAAGAGACCCAATGGGTGCACTTGGTTATGCAAAAATGAAAGCATCTCCTCTGAAACTTACGGAATCTGCTGAAGGCCGTCCTTCTGATATGGAAACTATTGCAGGATCGAGGCATGGAGAGGTTCTAGGAAGTCAAACAGTTCTTAAAAGTGATCACTGTCCTGGCTGTCAACATCCTCCTTTACCAGAAAGAGTAGAGGGTGCCCCTAATTTTCGAGATATTCCTGGTTTTCCAGTTTATGGTGTTGCAAATCCAACCATTGATGGCATATTATCTGTTATCCATAGGATAGGTAGCTCGAAAGGGGGCCGTACGgttttctggcataatatgagGGAAGAACCTGTGATATACATCAATGGGAAACCATTTGTTCTCCGTGAGGTTGAAAGACCGTATAAAAACATGCTCGAGTACCGG GGAATTGATCGTGATAGAGTGGAGGGAATGGAAGCTCGATTAAAGGATGATATTCTGCGAGAAGCTGAACGCTACCATGGTGCTATAATGGTCATTCATGAAAGTGATGATGGGAAAATCTTTGATGCATGGGAACATGTAAGCTCTGAAGTAGTTAAGACCCCACTTGAGGTCTTCAAAGGTTTGGAGGCTGATGGTTTTCCAATCAAATATGCTAGGGTGCCTATCACTGATGGCAAAGCTCCAAAAAGTTCCGATTTTGACACATTGGCCATGAATATAGTATCCGCTCCCAGAGATGCAGCTTTGGTCTTCAATTGTCAG ATGGGTCACGGAAGGACAACCACTGGTACTGTTATTGCTTGCCTTCTGAAACTTCGTATTGACTATGGGAGACCAGTTAGAATACTGCTCGATGATTTGTCTAACGAAGAGGCAGATGATAATTTATCAAGTGGTGAAGAAACTGGAGGCACGCCTCGGAAAGAAGCAAGTCATACTTTCGGGATAAATGACATCCTATTGTTGTGGAAGATAACAACATTGTTTGACAATGGTGTGAAATGTCGGGAGGCCTTAGATGCTATCATTGATAGATGTTCTGCTCTTCAGAACATACGTCAAGCAGTTTTGCATTACAATAAGATATTCAATAAACAGCAGGATGAGCCAAGGGAAAGGAGAGTAGCACTGAATCGTGGTGCTGAGTACCTTGAGCGTTATTTTCGCCTAATTGCTTTTGCTGCATATCTTGGAAGTGAAGCAtttgatggattttgtgaaaaaGGGAAAGCGAAAATGACATTTAAGCACTGGCTCCATCAAAAACCGGAGGTTCAGGCAATGAAATGGTCAATTAGATTGCGGCCAGGACGATTCTTTACAGTCCCC GAAAAGCTGAGAACGCCTCATGAATTTCAGCACGGCGATGCAGTTATGGAAGCAATTGTAAAAGACCGTAAGGGTTCTGTTCTAGGAAAAGGGTCTATTCTAAAGATGTACTTCTTTCCTGGTCAAAGAACTTCCAGCTCTATACAAATTCATGGTGCGCCTCATGTCTTCAAG GTGGATGGACATCCAGTGTATAGCATGGCAACTCCGACAATCGCTGGCGCAAAAGAAATGTTAGCTTACTTGGGTGCCAAACCCTCTGTGAATGGAAGTAATGTGGCAAGAGTAATTCTGACCGACCTGAGAGAAGAAGCTGTTGTTTACATTAATGGCACGCCTTTTGTCCTCAGAGAACTGAATAAACCTGTTCATACTCTCAAGCATGTGGGAATCACTGGTCCCGTG GTGAAACATATGGAGGCCAGGCTAAAAGAAGATATAATATCTGAAATCAGACGTTGTGGTGGTCGTATGCTTTTACACCGTGAAGAATATAATCCCACATTAAATCAAGCCAGTGTAATAGGATATTGGGAAAATATCTTCTTAGATGACGTAAAGACACCTAGCGAGGTGTATGCTTCTCTAACAGATGATGGTTTTAATATTGCATACAAAAGAATACCATTAACTAGAGAAAGAGAAGCCTTGGCGTCTGATATTGATGCAGTGCAAGACTGTATGGACGA CTCTGCAGAAGCCTATCTTTTTGTATCACACACAGGTTTTGGGGGTGTTGCTTATGCAATGGCCATCATATGTATAAGGCTTGAAGCTGAAGGCAAGTTAGCATATAATATTCCCAGACCACTTGTTGGAAATTCACATCTTTCTGCTGAGGAAGCACTCAGGATGGGTGATTATCGTGACATATTAAGTGTGACTAGAGTTCTGATGCATGGTCCAGAGAGCAAAGCAGATGTTGATGCTGTTATAGACAG GTGTGCAGGTGCTGGGAATTTGCATGATGATATTCTCTATTATATTAAAGAACTCGAAAAGTTATCAGTGGGTGATGATGAACACAGAGCTTACCTAATGGATGAGGGTCTTAAAGCATTAAG AAAACTGCCCAAGCCAATCATATGCATGCCCTAG